The Gorilla gorilla gorilla isolate KB3781 chromosome 11, NHGRI_mGorGor1-v2.1_pri, whole genome shotgun sequence genome contains the following window.
TTGGTAGAATTATCAAGTATTAGACTTTAATCTCTAAAATCTCTGGTAACTCTGTTTAATCTTAATGTCTCAGGTCTTAATAATAGTTTTACAAAGCAAATTTAAAAGTGTTTGGAATTAAAAAATACCTTAATGGAGGCATGTCATgaccctttaaaaattatttagttatTTGAATAGTAATATGATTCAATACCCTGACAACAGGATAACCTCCTTTAGAACAAGAAATGTGTTTGTTCTCAGATACATCATTAGTGCCTTGCTTGTTATCTGACAAGCAGTAGATTTTTAATAGATCTTAAGGAATGAATAAATTGATGTATGCTAAcactttatatatactttttgtaTAGAGAGCCTATCACCTTTTTTCCCTTGTTACCCTGACAGGTTTAGTGGGCTGGCACAGAACTCCTTACATTCAATGTAGTCGTTGAATTAAAGGAGATATAACCACAGAGGGTAGATTTCAATTTGTAGGAGTTAAGCCAGAAATTTATTTGGGTTTAAAATGTAGATGTCATTTGTTTACTTGAAAAAGCCCCAATTTTGTGTGTTACGTAAAAATAAGTACAACTAGAATAACAAGAGGTTAGGTTTTGTAACATCTGTGTACAAATTATTATTAGCATTGCTAATCCAAGATCTTAATCACTGGCATGATACCTGTATCACCACCAGATGCGAGCTTTCTGAACCTAACAGTAAATAAATGATTTAGAATAActttagtataatttttaaaggaaacaaaaatgtaaacattttttccccaaagctAGCTCATTGGTCCAAAGCCAGCCcatttataaatgaatattttaaaaatgtgccatTGTGTTTCTAAATTTCAGTTTTCCtttcatataaaacaaaaatagacatccATGAATAGGAGTTGTtatgaaaacagaattttagtGGATGTACCAacgtaattagaaaaaaatacagaaagatttTCAAACAAACTCATTCCTCAAGACAAGAAACTAACTTTTGTTAACAATGGAAAGCTACCACCAGCCACATCTGTCAATGAAATGTTTTGTAGACAGGCTTGGAATAAGATATTTTAGTGGCCAAAGCCATaattacttttgcagcaacctaaCAGGTTTGAAGACTCAAATGGACTTATATACGTATAGTGAGTTAAGAATATAGAAACTGCTATGCGGAGTTAGTCCACAGTTTTTCTGACCCAGTATTTAGTTTCTGCTAGTTAGAACCAAGGAGCATATTGGAGGAGGCAGACATTTCTCTCCCTCATATCAATCAAACTAAATCATTATAAATTTCCCTAAGACTTTATGATTCTATCATAtttcactttaaataattttgaagatatttatatcatCAGTTTGTACGTTCTTGGAAGGAATGAATCCCATGTATTTACTACTTCTTACTATTGtaatcctttctttaaaaaaattaattattcattGTTGCCATGAAAGTCAGGGTCCAGACTATCTTATACTTTGCCCTCTCTTCAAGTCTTGGCAgtaagtttattttaatttttaattttttaatagacagggtcttggtctgctgcccaggctggaatgcagtagcacaatcatgctcaatgcagcctggaactcctgggctcaagtgatcctcctgcctcagcctcctaagtaaaaaaaattaaaaacaattttttttagagatagggtcttactgtgttgaccaggctggccttgaactcctcatCTCAAGCGACCCTctcaccttgacctcctaaagtgttgggattacaggtgtgagccaccacgtcaaGCCTTGAGAATAAGTTTAATACTTTGTACTAACTTTGAAAGCCTTTGTAAAACTGATTACCAATTTCCTTACCTACTTATCACGAGGAAAGTTGGCATTACTAATTTGTTACCATTTGAACATGatcattgaatatatatatataaatatatgaataaataaataaaatatatgatatatatagtggccaaatacatataacataaaattcaccattttaataaTGTTAAAGTACCCAATTCAGttacatttagtacattcacaatgttgtgcaaccatctctAAGGTCCAGAACATCTTCATTATTCCCAAAGGAAACCCCATACCTGTTAAGTATTAacttctcatttctctctctccacaaaCCCTGGCAACCATTAGCCTGCTATCTGTatttgtggatttgcctattctggatctTTCATGTACatgatattatataatacatggccttttgtgtctggcttctttcacttagcaaattgttttcaggttcattcatgttgtaccatgtgtcagtatttcattcctttttatggctgagtaatattgcattgtatggatgtatcacattttatttatccattcttttgctgatggacatttgggttgtttccaccttttggctattgtgaatagtgctgctatgaacatttgtgcatgagatttttttttgaacaccaattttcagtttatttgggcatatatctaggagtgaaattgtggggttcatatggtaattctatgtttaactttttgaggaaccacacAAAATTGTTTTCTACAGTATGGACACCACTTTACATTTTCACAGTAATGCATGAGGTTTCTTTCCACTTTcacacatccttgtcaacacttacatttttttctttaaaaaaatttttttgtagccaTCCTAATGTTTTTGAAGTATTATCTTACTGCagctttgatttacatttctctaatgactaacagggttgagcatcttttcatgtgtttgttggtcatttgtatattttctttgaagaaatgtctatccaagtcctttgcccattttgtaatTGAGTTTTGTGTCttattgttgttgagttttaagagttctttaaatattctggGTGTTagactcttatcagatatatgattttcaaatattttctcccattccgtgaGTTGTCTTTCCACTCTGTTGATAATGTCCtttaatacacacacatttaaaatttttataaagtccaatttatctattatttctttagtttcttgtgtttttggtgtcatatctaagaatctaTTGCCAAATTCAAGACCATGAAGATTtgtccttatgttttcttctaagagtttgtAATTTTAGCTcctatatttaggtctttgatacattttgagttaatttttgtatatggtgtgaggttaGGTTCCAACATTGTTCTTTTGCATGTGGGTATCTAattgtctcagcaccatttgttgaagagactacaCTTTCCCCATTGAGTGGTTCTggtacccttgtcaaaaatcggTTGACCATAGATACATGGGTTTATCTATGCACCCATCAATTCAATTTCATTGATGTGTATGTCTGTTTTCCTACCTGTACCACTGTTTTGATTATGGTAATTTcatagttttgaaatcaggaaactTGAGTCCcccaactttctttttctttttcaagattgttttggctcttTGGGGTTCCTTGGGATTTCATATAAATTTGGGAAgagcttttccatttctgcagtAAAGgctgttgggattttgatagggatcacATTGAACCTGTAGATTATTTTAGGGGAGTATTgtcatcttaataatattaaatcttccaattcaCAAACACagaatgccttttcttttctttctttattttattttattttttgagatggagtttcactcttgtcacccaggctggagtgcaatagtgtgatcttggctcactgcaacctctgcctcctgggttcaagtgattctcttgtctcagcctcctgagtagctgggattacagatgcccaccaccacactcagctaatttttgtatttttagtagagacggggtttcaccatgttggccaggctggtctcgagctcttgacctcaggtgatccactcgccttggcctcccaaagtgctgggattgcaggcgtgagcccagAATGCCTTTTCTTCTGCTGTATAGaggtataattaacaaataaaaaaaagatgtacagtgtgatgttttggtgtgtgtatacattgtgaaatgtttACTGCAATTAAACTAATCAACATCTTTATTTCACATAGTTGCCCTCTTTTTTTGTGAGACTTAAAGTCTACTTTCTTAGCAAACTTCAAGTATGCAACACATGATTATTAACCATGGTCACCATGCCTTACATTAGTTTCTAGAACTTACTCATCCTAACTGAAACTTAGTACcccttgaccaacatctccccatttctcccaccCTTAGTGGCAACCACAAttccactctctgcttctataagtttgacatttttagattccacatataagtgagctCATGCAGTGTCTGTTTTTCTGTGCttagcttattttatttagcataatatcCTACAGGTTCatgttacaaatgacagaatttccttcttttcttttttttttgttgtagcAACACATTTTAATGAGCAGTGTTTTTATTCAAGCTATATAAAGACATTTATACATAAGTAcatacattcatttaaaatatatataaagttcatTTAGAACAGGCAATTTGTTTGCTTATGATCTACATTCACAGAGGGGGGAAAAAgtacatttattaaaaacaggTACCACACATCTATATTCACCAAATTGCGTTGGTTTAAAAAAGTATTAACTTGACATACATTGCATCCATGTTTATTGTGCTACTTGCGCAAAGGAATAAAATTGTTTACTGAATTATGTTTAGctctttattcatttaacaagttCATTTAAATAAGTTCAATATTCCATAAATGACAAGCAGCTTAAATACAAGTTTGACAACTatcattaaaaaagtaataaaatcaaaGTCAGTGAAATTTTCAACAAGGCAGCGTAACATTCATCACTAACCTGACTAAAAGGCCGCACTCGCACTGCTACTTTCACACTGTCAACACTTGGCGTAGGCATTTTCACCAATTTCTCATTATCTGTATTATTtggtagaaaaataaatgcagaaagcaCACTGCATATGcttcacattaaaatattaaaagcttaGCCCACGAAAGCAGTTCATTTCTAGGTGATCAATTATTAATAGTTCATTCATTACACACTATCAATTACctgttataaattattttacaacaCTTATTTATTGATGAGTGTTAGAGCCTACATCAAGTACCATTGCTTAATTGCACACAGTTGTACTGTAGAGAACAGGGCGtgtgttgtttttctccttttctacatCTACTCACTCTCTCCCAACCTCAATAATCTGTGCCTGAGGTCCTGTGAGAATTTGCCAGTTTTAAAACCTGAATATTAAGGGATTTCTGTGGTTCAGTAGCAAGCTCCTTCACAACAATACTATAAAAATTTGTTCAGACATCTCATCCTATCAATATTAGGCACATACAAGATGCACTCAATATCCATAAAcagatttattttacatttccttttgtCAAACCCTTTGATAAGGTTGCAAGTGAGCAGTGAACCGGTCAATCTAACCTGGATTATTCTTTGACTAATTAAGACTTTAAAGAGCCTTTAAGCTTGCCGAGTAAGAGATGCCAACATCATAGTTAACCAATACTTGGATTATTCATTTGAGGTAGATTACACAAAATTTGTGAAACTACAAAGATGGCAAAATTACATGCCCATAATTCAATTTTAACATAGTaacagccaaaaacaaaaaaatacattttatgattAGAAATCTGAATCACAGAATCAAAgtgcataaattataaaatagtaaGTGTAAAAAGAAATATCAATACTTCAATCATCCCCATTTTAAGACTGGTCTAGTATTTTAATTATAGAGAAAATGAGACCAATGAGCATATAAAACTATTTAAACAGATATCCCCTCCCTTTCAAAAATCCAAGACACAAACGACTGTGAAGTATACATTTCATTTAACATTCCATTAATAAgccatatttacatatataaacgtATGAAGTCttaatacaaaatagaaaaattgccTGGACTGAAACAATCACTCCATATGGAGTTACTTTACTTATTGAAGACCTTCTGTTTacataaaaatgtacaataatttatataaattattttcttccaaactAGATATTTAATAATCCACACTATTCTGATGACTTTACAAATAGGTGTACATTAAAAACTTCCCAAGAAATTACAGCATTTTTCTGCGTAAAATTTGCTTTGGATAGGAAGAcagtttctttctgttccttccaAGACCTGTTCCTTTCACTTCTGTAGTTTTTCTTGGTTTGCTCTTGACTCTGTCAACTGGGCTAGCCAAGGGGGAAATCAGCCGAATTTCTACGGCAGGAGGTGACcaagcactttctttttttatgttttttccttgttttgtttttgacgtCCTGATTAGTTTCGCTTTTGGCTTTCCCACAGTTTCTACTGATTGTGCATCATCTTTCAGTTCATCTTCAAGCTTGTTCTTATTGGATGTGTTTTTTTGTCTGCTCCTTAAAGCAGGAGGTGAGATGACAAACTGAGAAGATAAATCCGAAACTAATTCTTTCAGCTGTGCAGGAACCTCTATTTTTTTAGCTTTTGCTTTCCTTGGAACTTCTGCCGCTGGAGAAAATAAAGGCTCAttgtttggttcagaaaggtccGGCAACAAGATGGCCTTGCTAGACTGAGTCCTGGTGCTGCGGGATGATTTAGTGAAGGAAGCTGTGGCGAGCAATCTTTCTTCCTGCTCATTTGTTTCCTTATGTGTCATTTCATCTGTGCGTTCTTCTGATACTGAGTGCAATGAACGTTTTTGACTTTGACTTTCAGTCTTTTTTGTAAGTTTTTTCTTAGAGCTCATCACCATCGAAAGTTCCTCGTTTGGCACTAAAATGGATTTTCCTAAAGCTGGTTTTCCAACATCAACATTTTCACTTTTAGCTGGGGTATTTCTTGTAGATCTCCTTTTAATGCTGGGAGCCTCTTTCTTCTTGGGGCTTCTCTCTTCCTTAACAGCCTTAGATCCTACATCTTCAGATGGATTGATTTTTCTTGGTCTACCACGTTTTCTAGGTATGGCAGACATATCAAATTCTGCTTGAAGAGTCAACTGAGATCACTCAAGGTTGGAGTCTTCTCTCACATCTGATGGACTAACTTCTCTCCCTCTGACCCTTCTAATATGTTTAATAGGCAGCTGCTTGTCACTGGATTTATCATCTTGCTTATTTCCTGTATTTTCAGAAGCATCTAAATGAGCACTTCTCAATTTTCTGATCATTCTGCTAGGACTTGTTACCGTACTAACTTTTAGATCATTTATAATTTCAACACTTTCCTGATTTTCTACAGATCTTTTAATTCTTCTAGGAGTCCTTTTTGTAACAGATGAAACCTTAACTTCTTTTTTAGTAGTTTCTTCAACTGCTGGTTCCAATAGCTGAgatgattttaatctttttgattCCCTACCTGTAGTGATCTGTAATTCTTGTTCCACAGAACTGGTGTTTTCTAGTATGTCCTgattaacttctttctttctccttcctctcctagGCGTAACAGAATTTTAAGGTATTTGCTGGTTCTGAGGTAGTCCTCTGACATCAGAATAGATGTTTTCAGAAGCTTCAGAAATTTCTTTTGCCTTCCTAGTTTTCTTCCTGACTGACTGCCCTGGCATCTTAGGAGTAGCAACATCTGCTGATGCTTCCTGTTGTGCTGATTTGACATTCACGTTTTGGATACGTTGACCTCTCGTACGAGTTTTGGAGGAAACCATGTCATCAACCTGGCTGACATTCATAGTCATCGTGCTTGTTTCCTGAGCAGTCTTAAATGCAGATTTGACTAATTTAGTGGGACACATTATGTTTTGGCTCACTAAAGGTATTGTTTCATGAATGGACTGTTCCATTGTATCTGAAGTAATTTCTTTACTTCTTGTGTCTTTAATTACATCTAGTAAATTTTCTGCAATTGCTACTTTAATAGGTTCAGGCACATATGGTAAAGTCTCTACTTTTTGGGACTTTTGGTCACTAGTTACAGCAGATGGCAAATTTGCAACTTGTCCATGATTATCATTTTCCCCACTGCATACAAGTTTTTCTTCAGTTGCTGTGTTAGCTGCTTTAGGTAACACATCAGATGATGCGAAATCACCTGGCTCAACTTCTCCTTCTTCACCTTCCAATATCAAGGTAAAGTTGCTTTGAGCCACAAAAAGTTCCCCATCTACTTCAGCAATGTCACATTCAGCAGTGTCTTTATTATCAGCTAAGTCACAAAACTGTTGGTCAATAGTATCAAAATTGTACTGAAGCTTAAGTGTTCCAGAGGGATATAACTCATTAAATGAAAGATTCCTAGCCTCTTCTCCTGAATCTTGAGCTTCAAGCTTTTCCTGTTCAATCACATGAATTTCTTGAGTATCAGGAGGGCTGTCAGAAATTGGAAGCTTTTCTTCTGGTAAGTCAACACTTTCTTTTAGTACACCAACTTCTACTTCATGATCTTCTTTTAAGTTCAGTGCTACTTCCTGGTTAAGCCTGCGCTCAGAGACAATAGGACCTTCAGAGATAGTGAGCGAGGAGTTTCCACCATCACCAAGGACATCAGCCATAGATTTATTGTCATTTGCTCTAATTGCAGAGGTGTAGGTTTCAACAGATGTTAATCCTTCGTCCAACACTGGTACCTTGGACTTCTGGGTGAAGATTTTCCCTTCATAGACTGATGGTGCACAAAGAGAAGCTTCAGTTCCTTGAACCGGGCTTAAGTGATTCAATTCTGAAAATGCCTCTGCTGCAACTAAGAGATCCTTTGTTTCTGCATCTTCTAAATTGCCCATTTGTTTCTGTAGGTCTGAAGGAGTTACTTCTGATGCAAATACATCTTTATCTCCAtccttttcagtttgttcagttaCATTAGTAGTTAGTGCAGTGGAAGAGCTTTTGGGCTTAGAGGCCGTGAAAACAGTCTCTTCAAGGTCTTCCGGTGACGGTGCATCCTGATACTCTAAGGTAGTCTCATCGGATGTGATTGAAACACTGCTGTTTCCTTTGCTCACATTCAGTTTCTCTAAACTTTGTGACCCCACATCCATTTCTTGATGCTCCTTTTCAGGGCTGTTCAGGAAAAAAGATGTGGTCCTATCTTTGCTCTTCAGCCATTCAGTTTCCACTGGAACTGCACATTTTTTAGGTGTAGTAAATACTTCTAATTTGCTATCATCTGCAGCCCCAGGAATCCATTTTGGGTGGACATCTTCTTCCACAAATGAAATTCTAGTTTCTTTAAGTCATTGAGGAGACCTTCCAGGTGATGGAGAGGGAGATGCTAAAGGTGTTGATCGAAGAGTAGAACTCAGGATGGACTGACGAGTGAACTCAGAAAATCCAGAAGTAGTAACTGACATGGCCAAACTTTTAGCTTTCTTAACTACAAGAGGAGTTTCAAGCAAATGTAATTCTGAAGCCCTGGAGATGGCCTGAGGCGATCCTTTTAATTGTGAACTTGAGGGCAGTGAACGGGATACTAGGTACAAAGGAGATTTCATGGAGCTTTGCTGAATAAACTCCGAACACTGAGAAGGCCGGGGGACAGGCTGAACAACCAAATCTAGCAGTCTAGAAATTTTTGTGATGCTTTTGAAATTGGTGTTCCAAAAAATGCCTCAAGCAGCTCTGGAGTTGGGAGCGAATACACTATAGGAGATGGTTCTTCTATTTTAGAACTATTGAAAGGTGTGGTGCTATTTATAGGTTCTTTGCTTGCCCAAACTTCTCCAATTTTAGATAACACATTGTTGATGAAAACAGATCTTGTCAACACAGTTCCTGTTACAACTTGCTTTGGAACTGCTGATAATGGTTTGGGTCTAGAAACTAATCGAAAAACTGATGATGTTGACAGATGATAAGGCTTAGCTCGTTCAAAGGCTAATTTTCGATGGACTCTAGGAAGGATTTTTCCATACTGGTCTAATATAGAATTTCGAGCCAGTGATCTCTCCCGCAAACGAGGATCACGATCATTCATAACATTAATCTTCAGAGTTTGGTTCAGCTTCAAGGCAGGCACATAATTGGCATGCTGTAAATGGTGCACTAAAAGGAATTCATGATTCTGAACGCTGGCACTGGACTGCAAAAATTTCACTAAACATTCCTGCTCAGTGTCTGTAAATGGTAACTTCAGTAAATCTTCCATCAAGCCCATTTCCTGACAGACTTCATACATGTGCTTCAGTAACTCCTCTATATTCAACCTATTGCAATGTTGCCGCAAAAAATTCCAGGCTTCAACCGTGCACCTACTAAAAAGCAAAACAGTGAGGTGAAGGATAACATCGCTACCACTGGACACTGTTGGCTTCATTGTCTGAATATATCTGAGGGCTTGTCTGTGCTCGCCCTGACTCATGAATGCCTGAATAATCTTTGAATGTTGCCATGACAAAGGTTTTGCAGTAGCTGGATGAAACAAAAGATCCAAACCACTCTCATAGTCATTATGATCTATCAACCAAAACCCCTGAATAAGTTTAACTTGGCCCCAAGAAATGGCAAATACAGTTGGGAAAGATTCAATGGGAATGTCTGTTTTGTTGGGAAAGGAATACATAATATCAAGTAGCAAATAAATGGTAATAGAGTGTTTGGCTGCTTCAGTAATGTCGTCTAATAGGTACATATCAAGTACTGCATGCAGACTAGCAGGAGGATATTTTCCTGTGCCTCCTTCATCTCGTTTCCACAACTTCTCAATTCGCTCTCCTAACTGAGAAACCAGTCCATCAATCATCAAGCAATCGGGATTCCACTTCCCTCTTGATAAACGCTCAAACTTCTGTCGACGACTGGTGTAGTAGTTCTGAATTACAGGGTAGTTGTAGCATAACCTTGACAACTGC
Protein-coding sequences here:
- the LOC101139146 gene encoding LOW QUALITY PROTEIN: protein ELYS-like (The sequence of the model RefSeq protein was modified relative to this genomic sequence to represent the inferred CDS: inserted 1 base in 1 codon; substituted 3 bases at 3 genomic stop codons), with amino-acid sequence MAAERRCGSMRDLRAQVTSGLLPFPEVTLQALGEDEITLESVLRGKFAAGKNGLACLACGPQLEIVNSITGERLSAYRFSGVNEQPPVVLAVKEFSWQKRTGLLIGLEETEGSVLCLYDLGISKVVKAVVLPGRVTAIEPIINHGGASASTQHLHPSLRWLFGVAAVVTDVGQILLIDLCLDDLSCNQNEVEASDLEVLTGIPAEVPHIRESVMREGRHLCFQLVSPTGTAVSTLSYISRTNQLAAGFSDGYLALWNMKSMKREYYIQLESGQVPVYAVTFQEPENDPRNCCYLWAVQSTQDSEGDVLSLHLLQLAFGNRKCLASGQILYEGLEYCEEKYTLDLTGGMFPLRGQMSNTKLLGCQSIEKFRSRGDREEGVNEALSPDTSVSVFTWQVNMYGQGKPSVYLGLFDINCWYHAQMPDSLRSGEYLHNCSYFALWSLESVVSRTSPHGILDILVHERSLNRGVPPSYPPPKQFFNPSTYNFDATCLLNSGVVHLTCTGFQKETLTFLKKSGPSLNELIPDGYNRCLVAGLLSPRFVDVQPSSLSQEEQLEAILSAAIQTSSLGLLTGYIRRWITEEQPNSATNLRFVLEWTWNKVVLTKEEFDRLCVPLFDGSCHFMDLQTIQSIQQCYLLLSNLNIVLSCFASEAREITERGLIDLGNKFVVSHLICQYAQVVLWFSHSGLLPEGIDDSVQLSRLCYNYPVIQNYYTSRRQKFERLSRGKWNPDCLMIDGLVSQLGERIEKLWKRDEGGTGKYPPASLHAVLDMYLLDDITEAAKHSITIYLLLDIMYSFPNKTDIPIESFPTVFAISWGQVKLIQGFWLIDHNDYESGLDLLFHPATAKPLSWQHSKIIQAFMSQGEHRQALRYIQTMKPTVSSGSDVILHLTVLLFSRCTVEAWNFLRQHCNRLNIEELLKHMYEVCQEMGLMEDLLKLPFTDTEQECLVKFLQSSASVQNHEFLLVHHLQHANYVPALKLNQTLKINVMNDRDPRLRERSLARNSILDQYGKILPRVHRKLAFERAKPYHLSTSSVFRLVSRPKPLSAVPKQVVTGTVLTRSVFINNVLSKIGEVWASKEPINSTTPFNSSKIEEPSPIVYSLPTPELLEAFFGTPISKASQKXSRLLDLVVQPVPRPSQCSEFIQQSSMKSPLYLVSRSLPSSSQLKGSPQAISRASELHLLETPLVVKKAKSLAMSVTTSGFSEFTRQSILSSTLRSTPLASPSPSPGRSPQXLKETRISFVEEDVHPKWIPGAADDSKLEVFTTPKKCAVPVETEWLKSKDRTTSFFLNSPEKEHQEMDVGSQSLEKLNVSKGNSSVSITSDETTLEYQDAPSPEDLEETVFTASKPKSSSTALTTNVTEQTEKDGDKDVFASEVTPSDLQKQMGNLEDAETKDLLVAAEAFSELNHLSPVQGTEASLCAPSVYEGKIFTQKSKVPVLDEGLTSVETYTSAIRANDNKSMADVLGDGGNSSLTISEGPIVSERRLNQEVALNLKEDHEVEVGVLKESVDLPEEKLPISDSPPDTQEIHVIEQEKLEAQDSGEEARNLSFNELYPSGTLKLQYNFDTIDQQFCDLADNKDTAECDIAEVDGELFVAQSNFTLILEGEEGEVEPGDFASSDVLPKAANTATEEKLVCSGENDNHGQVANLPSAVTSDQKSQKVETLPYVPEPIKVAIAENLLDVIKDTRSKEITSDTMEQSIHETIPLVSQNIMCPTKLVKSAFKTAQETSTMTMNVSQVDDMVSSKTRTRGQRIQNVNVKSAQQEASADVATPKMPGQSVRKKTRKAKEISEASENIYSDVRGLPQNQQIPXNSVTPRRGRRKKEVNQDILENTSSVEQELQITTGRESKRLKSSQLLEPAVEETTKKEVKVSSVTKRTPRRIKRSVENQESVEIINDLKVSTVTSPSRMIRKLRSAHLDASENTGNKQDDKSSDKQLPIKHIRRVRGREVSPSDVREDSNLEXSQLTLQAEFDMSAIPRKRGRPRKINPSEDVGSKAVKEERSPKKKEAPSIKRRSTRNTPAKSENVDVGKPALGKSILVPNEELSMVMSSKKKLTKKTESQSQKRSLHSVSEERTDEMTHKETNEQEERLLATASFTKSSRSTRTQSSKAILLPDLSEPNNEPLFSPAAEVPRKAKAKKIEVPAQLKELVSDLSSQFVISPPALRSRQKNTSNKNKLEDELKDDAQSVETVGKPKAKLIRTSKTKQGKNIKKESAWSPPAVEIRLISPLASPVDRVKSKPRKTTEVKGTGLGRNRKKLSSYPKQILRRKML